A region of Muntiacus reevesi chromosome 11, mMunRee1.1, whole genome shotgun sequence DNA encodes the following proteins:
- the GPR18 gene encoding N-arachidonyl glycine receptor, with product MTTPQSQTQPDLPIDPHPDEYKIAALVFYSCIFIIGLFVNVTALWVFSCTTKKRTTVTIYMMNVALLDLIFIMSLPFRMFYYAKGEWPFGEYFCQILGALTVFYPSIALWLLAFISADRYMAIVQPKYAKELKNTCKAVMACVGVWIMTLTTTIPLLLLYEDPDTASSTPATCLKISDIIYLKAINALNFTRLVFFFLIPLFIMIGCYLVIIHSLLHGKTSKLKPKVKEKSIRIIITLMVQVLVCFMPFHICFAFLMLGGDENSYNPWGAFTTFLMNLSTCLDVILYYIVSKQFQARVISVMLYRNYLRSVRRKSFRSGSLRSLSNVNSEML from the coding sequence ATGACTACTCCTCAGAGTCAAACGCAACCTGACCTTCCTATTGACCCACATCCAGATGAATACAAGATCGCAGCCCTCGTCTTCTACAGCTGCATCTTCATCATTGGATTATTTGTGAACGTCACTGCCTTATGGGTTTTCAGCTGTACCACCAAGAAGAGAACCACTGTGACCATCTATATGATGAACGTGGCACTACTGGACTTGATATTTATAATGAGCCTACCCTTTAGGATGTTTTATTATGCAAAAGGTGAATGGCCTTTTGGAGAGTACTTTTGCCAGATTCTTGGGGCTCTCACAGTGTTTTACCCAAGTATTGCTCTGTGGCTTCTTGCTTTTATTAGTGCCGACAGATACATGGCCATCGTACAGCCAAAATATGCCAAGGAACTTAAAAACACATGCAAGGCCGTGATGGCGTGTGTGGGAGTCTGGATAATGACCCTGACCACCACCATCCCCCTCCTGCTGCTCTATGAAGACCCAGACACAGCCTCCTCCACCCCCGCCACCTGCCTCAAGATTTCTGACATCATTTACTTAAAAGCTATTAACGCGCTGAACTTCACTCGActggtattttttttcctgattcctCTGTTCATCATGATTGGGTGCTACTTGGTCATTATCCATAGTCTCCTTCACGGTAAGACCTCTAAGCTGAAGCCAAAGGTCAAAGAGAAGTCGATCCGGATCATCATCACGCTGATGGTGCAGGTGCTGGTCTGCTTCATGCCCTTCCACATCTGCTTTgctttcctgatgctgggaggggatGAGAACAGCTACAACCCCTGGGGAGCCTTCACCACCTTCCTCATGAACCTCAGCACTTGTCTGGACGTGATTCTCTACTACATCGTTTCGAAACAATTTCAGGCTCGAGTCATTAGTGTCATGCTCTACCGTAATTACCTTCGGAGCGTACGCAGAAAGAGCTTCCGCTCAGGTAGCTTACGGTCACTAAGCAACGTAAACAGTGAAATGTTATGA